From the genome of Thauera chlorobenzoica:
ATCGGCTATGACCGCCTGTTCCCGATCGCGCAGACCGCGGCCCGGGCGTGCGCCGGACGATGAGCACGCCCGGGCCGGACACCCTGTTCGACGCCGATCTCGGCGCGCTCAACAGCTTTCGCCTGCCGGCGCGGGCGGCGCGCCTGCTGCGCCTGCGCTCGCTCGATCGGCTCGATGCGCTGATCGCCACGCCGGGCTGGGCCGCTATCCCGCGTCTGGTGCTGGGTGGGGGCAGCAACCTGGTGTTCACCGGCGATTTCGCCGGGACGGTGCTGAAGGTCGAGATCGACGGCCGCCGCCTGGTGGACGCGACGGCCGAGGCCTGGATCGTCGAGGCCGGTGCGGGCGAATCCTGGCACGATTTCGTGTGCTGGACGCTGGAGCGGGGCTGGCCCGGACTGGAAAACCTGGCGCTGATTCCGGGCACGGTGGGGGCGGCGCCGATCCAGAATATCGGCGCCTACGGGCTGGAACTCGCCGAGCGTTTCGACTCGCTCGACGCGGTGGACCTGGAGTCCGGCGCGCGCCGCGTATTCACGCTGCGGGACTGTGCTTTCGGCTATCGCGACAGCGTGTTCAAGCGCGCGCCGGGACGCTGGCTGGTGAGCGCGGTGCGCTTTCGCCTGCCGCGGCGCTGGCAGCCGGTGACCCGCTACGCCGAGCTTGCCCGCGAACTGGAGGCGCGCGGGCTTGCCGACCCTTCCGCGCGCGAGATCTCCGAGGCGGTGAGCGCGATCCGTTGCCGCAAGCTGCCCGACCCCGCCGTTCTCGGCAACGCCGGCAGCTTCTTCAAGAACCCGCTGGTGGAAGCGGCGCAGTGCGCCCGCCTGCTCGCCGCCCACCCGACGATGCCGCACTACGTTCAGGCCGACGGCCGGGAAAAGCTCGCCGCCGGCTGGCTGATCGAGCAGTCCGGCTGGAAGGGACGCGACCTCGGCCCGGTCGGCTGCTTCGAGCGCCAGGCGCTGGTGCTGGTCAATCGCGGCGGCGCCACCGGCGCCGACGTGGTGCGCATCGCGCGGGCGATCGTCGCCGATGTCGAGGCGCGCTTCGGTGTGCGCCTGGAGCCCGAGCCGGCCCTGCTCTGAAGCGGGGCGGGGGATGCAGCCAGATCACAATCGGCCCGGAACCGCAATACGGACTCCTCCCCCGTGGGCAGGCCTCCCCCGGCTACGTACAATTCCCCCATGAGCCTGCCTGCTTCCGGGCCAGCCCCCGTCTGCCCGGTCTGTCTCGACGCCGCACCGCGCCTCTTCATCGAGGTGGGCGCGCGCGACTACCGGCGCTGCGTCCGTTGCGAAGCGACTTTCCTGCTGCCCGCGCAGCGCCCGCCAGTCGACGCCGAATGCGCCGAATACCTCCTCCACCGCAACGACCCGGCCGACCCCGGCTATCGCCGCTTTCTTGCCCGCCTCGCCGAGCCCCTGTGCGCCCGGCTCGCGCCGGCGAGCGCGGGGCTGGACTACGGCTGCGGACCCGGCCCGGCGCTGGCGGACATGCTGCGTGGCGTCGGCCACACCGTGCGCGTGTATGACCCGCTGTTCGCCCCCGATGCTGGCGTGCTGGCGCAGCGCTACGACTTCGTCACCTGTACCGAAGTGGTGGAGCACTTCCACCACCCGGCCGCCGAGTTCGCCCGCCTCGACGCGCTGCTGCGTCCCGGTGGCTGGCTCGGGATCACGACCTGCTTCCAGACCGACGACGCCCGCTTCGCCGGCTGGCACTACCGGCGTGACCCGACCCATGTCGTGTTCTATCGTGAAAGCACGTTCCGCCACCTTGCCCGGCGCTTCGGCTGGCGGTGCCACATTCCGCGCAAGGATGTGGTGCTGATGCACAAGCCGGTGGCGCCCGGCCTTTTCTGCGGCCGGGTTCCGGCGCCGGAGTGAGTCGCGGTCGTGCGCGGCCCGCGCCGATCCAGTCCCGTCCCGTCGCCCCGCCGCCTCCCTTCATCCTCTTTTTCTTCCCGCCCCCACCGAGAGCCTCCATGACCTACGAAACCCTTCTCTACGAACTTCGCGACGGCGTCGCCGAGATCCGTTTCAACCGCCCGCAGCGCCTCAACGCCGTGACCCGGCAGCTGTATGACGAGCTCGATGCCGCCCTGAGCCGTGCCGAAGCCGAGCGCGACGCCCGTGTCGTCCTCCTCAGCGGCGAGGGGCGCGCCTTTTGCGTCGGCGCTGACCTCAAGGAGCACAAGGTCGGGCGCACCGCCTTCGACCGCCGCCAGTACCTGAAAGGCGAGCAGGACGTGTGCAAGCGGCTGCTGGAACTGCAGAAACCGGTGATTGCCGCGGTCAACGGCTACGCCCTGGGGGCCGGGGCGGAAATGGCGATCGCCGCCGACTTCGTGCTGATGGCCGAAAGCGCGCAGATCGGCCTGCCCGAGATCTCGATCGGCAATTTCCTCGGCGGCGGCGTGACCTGGCTGCTGCCGCGCCTGGTCGGGCTGGCGAAGGCGCGCGAGCTGGTCTTTCTCGGTGAGCGCATCAAGGGTGAAGAGGCGGTACGCATCGGCCTGGCGAGCCGGGTGTTTGCCGACGAGGGCTTTCTCGACGCGGCGCGCGGCTTCGCGCGCAAGGTCGCGGGCAAGGCGCCGTTCTCGATGCAGCTTGCCAAGGCGCAGCTCAACCGCTCGGCCGAACGCACCCTCGACGCCTGCCTCACCGCCGAGCTCGAAGGCATGATGTTCGTCGGCACCACCCGCGACTGGCAGGAAGGGGTCGATGCCTTCGCCGAGAAACGCGCACCGGTGTTCCGGGGGCAATGACATGAGCACGCACGACACCGCCCCCGCCCACCGCAGCCCGCTGCACGACTTCCTCGCCCCCGATTCGATCGCCATCGTCGGCGCTTCAGCCGATCCGACCAAGCGCGGCTACAAGGCGATGGTCGGCCTGATCAAGGGCGATTACGCCGGCCGGATCTACCCGATCAACCCCAAGGTGCCCGAGATCCTCGGCGTGCCGACCTGCCCGACCCTCGATGACGTCCCCGGCGCGGTCGATCTGGCGCTGATCTGCACCCCGGCGGCGACCTTGCCCGGGCTGATTGCCGAGTGCGGGCGCAAGGGCGTCAAGGGCGCGGTGATTCTCGCCGCGGGCTTTCGCGAGACCGGTGCGGAAGGGGCGAAGCTCGAGCAGCAGGTGCTCGACGCCGCGCGCGCGGGCGGGGTGCGCATCATCGGCCCCAACACCTCGGGCATGTTCAACCTGCACAAGAAAGTGAACCTGCTCGACCTGCGCAACATCAAGGCCGGCGACATCGGCTTCATCTCGCAGTCGGGCAACATGCTGCTGGCGCTGGTGCTGGAGGCCGAGCACAACGGCCACGTCGGCTTTTCCACCTACGTCGGCCCCGGCAACCAGACCGACATCGGCTTCAACGACTACCTGCGCTACCTCGGCGAGGATGAGCGCACCCGGGTCGCGACCCTGTACGTCGAAGGCTTCCGCGACGGCCAGCGCTTCCTCCAGGCGGCGCGCGAGATCACCCCGCTGAAGCCGGTGGTGGTGTACAAGTCGGGCGCCACCGAGCTGGGCAAGAAGGCCGCCAGCTCGCACACCGGGGCGCTCGCCGGCAGTTATGCGATGACCGTCGATCTGCTGCGCCAGGTCGGGGTCACCGTCGTCCACCATTCCGACCGCATCCTGCCGGTGGCCGAAGGCCTGGGCCTGCTGCAGCAGGCGCGCGGCAAGCGCGTGGCGGTGATCGCCGACGGCGGCGGCCAGGCCACGATCACCTCCGACCGCCTGTCCGAAGCCGGGCTGGAGCTGGCGCCGCTGTCCGAAGCGACGCGCAAGCGCCTGGCGGCGATCCTGCTGCCGCAGGCCTCGCTCGCCAACCCGGTCGACGTCGCCGGCAGCTCCGATGCCGATCCCGAAGTGCTGGCGCGCTGCATGGAAATCGCCGCCGAGGACGACAGCGTCGATGCGGTGTTCCTCGTCGGCATGTTCGGCGGCTACCACACCCGCTTCGCCGAGTCGCTGCTCGGCGGCGAGATGCGCGCCGCGGAGTCGATGATCGAGCTCGCCCGCCGCATCGACAAGCCGCTGGTGATCTACAGCCTCTATGCGCCGGTCAAGCCGCCGGCGCTGCGCCGCCTGCACGAGGCCGGGCTGCCGGTGTACGCCTCGATCGAACATGCGGTGCGGGTGCTGCAGGCGCTCGGCGAGCGCGGCGCCTACCTTGCCCACCAGCACGGCCAGCCGCTGCAGCCCGGGGTGACGCCGATCGAGGACATGCAGGCGATGTTCGCGCGCGCCCAGAACGAAGGCCGCGACCTCTACGAGTTCGAAGCCAAGGCGCTGCTGCGCGCCCATGGGGTGGCGGTGGCCGAGGAGCGGGTGGCGCACGGCGCCGATGAGCTGGCCGCGGTGGCGGCGCATTTCGGCAACCAGGCACTGGCGATGAAAGTGGTGTCGAAGGACATCCTGCACAAGTCGGACGCCGGCGGCGTGATGCTGAACCTGGTCGGCGAGGCGGCGCTGTGCGCGGCCTACGACCGGATCATGACCCGCTGCCGGGCCTACGACCCGAACGCCGACATCCGTGGCGTGCTGGTCACGCCGATGGCGCGAAAGGGCACCGAAGCCATCGTCGGCGTGGTGCGCGACCCGATCTTCGGCCCGGTGCTGATGTTCGGGCTGGGCGGCATCTTCGTCGAGATCCTCGAGGATGTCGCCTTCCGTGCCATTCCGCTGTCGCGCTTCGACGCCGAATCGATGGTCGACCAGCTCAAGGGGCGCCGGATCCTGGATGGCGCGCGGGGTGAGGCGGCGGTGGACAAGACGGCGCTGGTCGATCTGTTGCTGAAGGTGTCGAGCATCGTCAGCGCCTATCCTCAACTCTCCGAACTCGACCTCAATCCGGTCATTGCCTACGCCGACGGCTACGCCGTGGTCGATGCGCGCGTGATCACCAATCGCGCCGTGGTGAGCGGCTGAGCGGCTGAGCGGCTGAGCGGGTGCGCCGCCGCGCCGCTTTCCCGCTTCGGCGGCGGTGTGCATATCGACACAAAAATGAGGATTCGATGACGGATTTGTTGCGGTAGCATTGCGCACCTTCTGCGTGCGTCCCATCCGAGGTACGCGCAGGGGCTTGCGTGCGCGGGGCCAAGATGCGTGTCGGAAAACTGCTCAGATTTCTGGCCATCCTGGCCGGCTGCCTGCTGTACGCGGTGCCGCGCTGGCTGACCGACGAGTTCGGCTCCGTCAGCATCGACCAGGTGCTCTACCACCTGCGCTTCGGCTCCGAGGGCGTGCTGACCAGCGACCCCGAGCTCACCCGCCGCTTCCTGTGGCGCGGGCTGGCCCTGCCGCTGCTGCTGGCGCTGCTGCTGTGGGCGGTGGACGGGTGGGTCGGCCGCGTGCACGCCCGCGGCACGGGCTGGCCGCTGCCGCTGCTGCGTGCGGCCCGCGACCGCCTGCGCGCGGGCGGGCACTGGCTGGGCGAATGGATCCACCGCGGCGCGCGCCACACGTTGCCGCGCATCGTGCCGTTGGTGGTGCTGGGGGCGGGGGGGGCGTTCTTCGTCGATAGCTTTTCGGTGGCGCGCTACGTGCGGGCCTATTTCGGCGAGGACTACTTTTCCGATACCTACGTCGATCCCGCCCGGGTTGCTCTCGTCCGCGGCCGGCAGCCGCCGAAGAGCCTGGTGCTGATCTACGTCGAAAGTCTGGAGAGCACCTATTCCGATCCAGCCCTGTTCGGCCGCGACCTGCTGCACCGCCTCAATGCGCTGAAGTCACGTCCGGGGGTGGTGTCCTTCGACGACTACCACGAGATGATGGGTGCGCATTTCACCATCGCCGGGCTGGTGGCGACCCAGTGCGGCCTGCCGCTGAAATCGGTGGCGATGTTCGGCGGCAACGTGCAGGGCGAAAAAATCGAGCGCTACCTGCCGAATGCGCGCTGCCTGGGCGACATCCTCGCCGCGGAAGGTTACCGCAACGTCTTCCTCAACGGCTCCAGCCTGGCTTTTGCCGGAGTCGGCAAGTTCTTCCGCGACCATCGTTACGAGAAGGTGATGGGGCGCGAGGAGTGGATTTCCGCCGGCGAGCCGCCCGAGCGCATGAGCGGCTGGGGCTTGCGCGACGACGACCTGTTCCGCCATGCGCGCGCCGAGTTCGACCGCCTGATGAAGTCGCGTCGGCCGTTCAACCTCAACGTCCTCACCATCGACACCCACCACCCCTACGGCCACCTCTCCCCGCAGTGTGCGCAGCAGGGCTATGGCGATTTCGACGGCATCGTCGAGTGCACCGCCGGGTTGGTGGCGGACTTCATCGAATACATCATCGCCCGCGGCGGGCTCGAGCGGGTGGCGATCGTCGTCCAGGGCGACCACCTGGCGATGGGCAACACCTCCTATCCGAAACTGATCCAGAATCCCCAGCGGCGGGTGTTCAACCTGCTGATCGGCAAGGACCGGCGGCTGGCCAAGAACACCGACGAAGTCACCCACTTCGACATGCTGCCGACGATCCTCGATCTGATCGGGCTGCAGGTGAAGGGCGGGCGCGCCGGTCTGGGCTATTCGGCGATCGGTCCGGTGCGGGCGCCGCGACCACCCGACCGCCTGGCGCGCATGTCCGCGCAGCTGATGAACTACAGCGCGACCTACCGCGCCCTGTGGGAGCCGGCGGAGGAAGAGGCGGGCGATGATGCGGTTGCAGCCCGCCCCGCGCGAAGCGGGCCGGCAGCGGCCGCGGCCGGCCGCGTCGCGCTGGTTCCCTGAGCGGCGGACAGGCCGCGCCCGGAGCGCGCCCGCAGCCGGGGGCGCTCAGATTGCGACCACCCGGTCCCGCCCGCTCTCCTTGGCCTGCAGCAGCGCGGCATCGGCCCGCGCCAGGGTGTGGGTGGGCGCTTCCCCGGGGCGATACTCGGTCAGGCCGGTGCTGATCGAAACCTGGATGCCGTAGCCGGGTCCGGCATCGATCGACAGGTGGCGGATCTGCGCGTGCACGCGCTCGATCAGCTCGCGCCCGTCGGCCAGCCGTGTTCCGGGCAGGATCAGGAGGAACTCCTCGCCGCCCCAGCGCCCGCAGATGTCGTATTCGCGAATTGCACCGTGCAGGGCGCCGGCGATGCGGTGGAGCACGACGTCGCCGGTTTCGTGGCCGAAGCGGTCGTTGATCGCCTTGAACCGATCGACGTCGACCATCGCCAGCGCATAGACCTGGGCGCTGCGCTTGCCGAGGCCGCTTTCCTCGCGCAGGCGCTCCATCAGGTAGCGGCGGTTGCGCAGGCCGGTGAGGGCGTCGGTGATCGACGCTTCGCGCAGGCTCTCGCTGACTTCGCGCAGTGAGTTCTGGTAGCGGTCGGAAATGCGGGCGAGCTTTTCCAGGCGGCGGACGTGGCGGTCGAACTGGGCGTTGAGGTCTTCGGCCCGGCTCTGCGACCAGCCGTGATAGCCGTCGGAGATGCGGATCAGCCGCGCCATGCGTTCGTGCTGGTCGCAGGCGAGGGCGTAGAGCCGCGTGAGCGGGGCATGGAGCGGGTCGTCGCGCAGCGTCGGGTCGTCGAGCAGCGCGCGGATCTCGTCGAGCAGGGGCGGGGTGCTCGACAGCGGGGTGTCGGCGGCGGTATTCACGATGGCTGGACGGCGATCTCGAAGGGGAAACTGCAGTCTTCGCGGAATTCCTCGGCGAGCATCTTCACCCGTTCGTTGCGCGGATGGTAGTACCAATCGACGCGGACTTCGCGGCCGCGGACGTGGGCATCTTCGAGCATGTCGAAGATGTCCATCATTGCCTTCACCGAGCTGGTGTTCATGTAGATCAGCTGCAGCTCGAGGCGCAGGGGGCGGGCGGTTTCGGCGAGGAAGCGCTCGACCCAGACGAGGATCTCGCCGAAGAACTCGAAGGAGTTCTCGGGGTAGGAATCGCCGTCCATCTTCAGCAGGCCGGCGTCCCAGTCCGCTGTGATGGTGGGAGTCGATTGGGTTCCGGGGATGTTCAGGATCGTCATGGTGTTTTTTCGGTCGGGTAGGGGATGTGCCGGAGTTTCAGATGACCGCCCTCAGGCTGAAGAACACCTTTCCGCCGCTCGCCGGGCCGACGCTGGCCGACAGCGGCTGGCAGGCCTTGCGCGCGATGTCGAGCAGGCCCAGCCCGGCGCCGGAGCTGAGCGCGGTGTCGCGCGGCTTGCGCAACTGCTCCTTGTAGGCGGATTTGAGTTCGGCCTTGTCCATGCCGGACAGGGCCTTGATGCGGGCCATCAGAAGCGGTCCGTCGTCGGCTTCGACCAGATTGCCGGCCTGAACCAGGTAGGCCCCGTCCGGCTGGCGTGCGACGATGATGGTGGCCGCGCTGTCCTCTTCGCCGTACTGCCGGTGCGCGGCGTAGTGGCGGATGTTCTGGGTCATTTCGATGTACACGCCGAAGACGTCCATTGCCGCCGAGGGCGTGGCGTTCTGCGCCTGCAGGTAGTTTTTCAGGGCGTGGCCGATTTCCTCGATCAGGCTGCGCGAGATCGGCCCGTTGAAGCACAGCAGGATGCGGTTGCGGTTGAACAGGTCGCGCAGGCTGAAAAGGTCGAGATCGTCCATGAAGGCGGGGCTCCTGGTGGCGCAGGCGGGGTAAACAGTGGGCTCAGTCGATGCGGAATGCAAGAATTGTAATGTCGTCGAGCTGCGGGTGGTGGCCGCGGTGGGCCTCGAGCGCGCGGTCCAGGGCCTGCGCCTGCTCGGTCATCGGCCGCTGCGCGATGGTGCGCAGCAGTTCGGCGAAACGGCTGTTGCCGAGGCCGAATCCATGTTCGCCGCCGGCTTGGTCGAGGTAGCCGTCGGTCACCAGGTAGCAGGTCGCACCCGCCGGCAGGGCGAGGCTGTGCTCGACGAACTCGGCCTGGCGGCGGTCGGCGAGCGCGCGGCGCACGCCGGGGATTTCCTCCACCGCGTCGCCGTCGCTCCAGTACAGCGAGATTTTTGCGCCAGCGAACAGGATCCGGCGTGTGGTGCGGTCCACGCACACCAGGCCGGCGTCCATGTTGGTGGCGATCGCGCGCGGCAGCTGCGAGGCCTGCAGCATCCCGCGCAGGGTGCGGTCGGCATGGGCGAGGAGGGCCGCGGGCTGCTCCAGGCCGATGCGGTTCATGGCGTCGTCGAAGGCGGCGCGCGCCAGCATCGTCATCAGCGCGCCGGGCACGCCGTGGCCCGCGCAATCGACGATGCCCAGCAGGTTGTGTTCGCCTTCGGCGCGGAACAGGTAGAAATCGCCGCCGACGGTGTCGCGTGGCCGCCACAGGGCGAAGTGATGGGGGCCGAGCATCTCGCTCAGGCGCTGGTCGGGCAGCAGCGCGCGCTGGATCAGGCTGGCGTATTCGATCGAATCCCGGACTTTTTTCTGTGCCGCGCTCATCGCCGTGTTGGCCGCCTGCAGTGCTTCGGTGCGCGTGCGCACCTTGTCCTCGAGTTCGGCAGTGTGGGCGCGGATCTTTGCCGCCATGGCGCCGAAGGCGCGTGACAGGTCGCCGAGTTCGTCCCTGCCCGGCGGGGGCAGGCGCACGGTTTCGCCGCGGGTGAGGGCCAGCGCCGAGTGGTGGAGGGCTTTCAGCGGGCGCAGCACGAGGCGGTCGACGGCGAAGCTGAAGCTCGCCAGCATCAGCACGATCAGCAGCGCGAAGCCGGCGGCCGCGCCCTGGAGCCAGCCGCGATCGACGATCTCGGCCACCGAGAGGTCGACCGCGGTCAGCACGTACCAGCGCAGCTCGTCCAGATAGGACAGCGACAGCAGGCGCCGGCCGCCATCGAGCGTCACCCACAGCTGCTCCACTGTGCCCGGGGCGGTGGCGGCGCGATCGAGGGCGGCCTGCAGCGCGCCGCGCTCCTGGGCGTCGGCCAGCAGGCTGTCCAGGGTGCGCGCCTGGGCATCGTGGCGCGCGCCCGAACCGAGTGCGATCAGGCGGGCGTCGGGGTGGAGCTGGATCGCGCCGTTGCGGTCGATGATCATCGGCGTCAGGCCGGCGATGCCGGCGTCGATGAATTCCTTCATGAAGCGTGACAGGTCCAGTCCGCTGCCGGCGATGCCCAGACGGCCGCCGTCGTCTTCGATGACGACGTTGAGCCAGACCCTGGCCTGCTTCAGCCAGCGGTCGGGGTTGACGTTGATGTTGACGCGGGGGGCAGCGGCGAGCGTGGAAAAGAACCAGGCGTCGTCGGCTTTCTGCGGGTCGAGCCGGTAACGGGGCGCGGCGCTGTAATCCTGGGCCGGATCGTTGTAGTAGTAGTCGAGCGAGCGACTGCTGGCGAGGAAGTAGCTGTGGTCGCGGAACGCCCGGCGAAAGCCTTCCGCCTCCTCCAAAGCTTGCGCATGGCGGGACGGGTCGCGCTCGTCGCGCAGCCACTGACGGACCGCCACCGAGTCCGCCAGGCGGCGGGCGAGCGCGAGTTCGCGCGCGATCGGGCCGAGGATGCGTTCGCGATGCAGCTCGGTGAAGTTGCGCGCGTAGCCTTCGCCCAGATGGGTCTTGACCTCGTCGAATGCCCGCCAGGCAAAAAAGGCCGCCGGCAGCAGCGCGAGCAGGCAGGCGAGCAGCAGGGCGAGGGCGGATTTCGCCCGCAGTCCGTGTCCCCAGGTGGGCATGATGTGTTCCGGTGCTTCCGAATGCGTGCGACGGATGGGTGGCAGACCCCTGGCGGGCCGGCGCTGAAGTTTAGCTTATCGTCGCACCAGGGGGGCGCGGTAATGGCGGCGGCAAGTGCACGGGTTCGCGTGCGGGTTGGTTTAACGCGGGCGCAATTTCGGCGTAACCGAGCTGTATTGCGGGTCGCCTACGCTGCGGCGCCATGAGAGCGCTCGATTGCACGACGGCAGCACCCTGTCCGCCATCCCGCCTGCGCATCGCGCTGGTGACCGAAACCTTTCCGCCCGAAGTAAACGGGGTGGCGATGACGCTCGAACGGATGATCGACGGCTTGGTCGAGCGCGGCTACGACATGCAGCTGGTGCGTCCGCGACAGGACTCCGACTCCACCGCGGCGGGCGCGCGTGGATTCGATGAAGTACTGGTGCGGGGCTTGAAGCTGCCGCGCTACGATGGGCTCAGGTTCGGTCTGCCGGCCCGTTCTCGATTGCTGCGCGAGTGGTCGCGGCGGCGTCCTGACCTGGTGCACGTGGCGACCGAAGGCCCCCTCGGTTGGAGCGCGGTGACGGCGGCGAACACGCTGCGTGTGCCGGTGACATCGGACTTCCATACCAATTTCGACCGTTACAGCGCGCATTACGGCATCGGCTGGCTGCGCCGGCCGGTAGCCGCCTATCTGCGCCGTTTCCATAACCGCAGCGCCACCACCTACGTGCCGACGGCCGCGCTGGCGCGCAGCCTGGGCGACCAGGGCTATGCGCGGGTGGAAGCCATCGGGCGCGGAGTCGATACCGCGCTGTTCGATCCGCTGCGGCGCAGCGAAGCCTTGCGCCGGGATTGGGGCCTTGCCCCTGGCGGCCTCGCCGTGATCAGCGTCGGACGCCTCGCCCCGGAAAAAACCTCGACCTGGTGCTGCGCGCCTTTACTGCGATCCGTGAGCAGCGGGCCGATGCCCGGTTGATCCTGGTCGGTGACGGTCCCCTTCGCGCTACGCTGGCCCGTACCTGCCCCGATGCGGTCCTGGCCGGAACCCGGCACCGTGAAGACCTGGCCGCGCATTACGCTTCATCCGACCTGTTTCTCTTTCCCAGCCTGACCGAAACGTTCGGCAACGTCACCCTGGAAGCGATGGCGAGCGGCGTGTGTACGCTGGCCTACGGCTACGCCGCCGCCGCCGAGACGATCCGGGATCTGGGCAACGGCGCCGTGGTGCGCTGCGGTGATGAGGACGGTTTCATCGAACGGGCGATCCAGCTGGCTGTAAATGACCGGCTTCGTGCCGAGCTGGGAGAGGCTGCTCGGCGCAGCGCCGAGGGCCTGAGCTGGGGGCACGTCGTCGACACTTTTGCTGATGCGCTGCTCCGTGCCTGGCGCCGCGGTGGGGCTGCGCAGCCGTGGCCGGCCGCGACTGGCGCCGGAGGGCGTGCCGACTGATGCCGGCGGTGCGCTCCGTTTTCATTTCCGACGTGCATCTGGGCACGCGCGCCTGCCAGGCCGAAAATCTGCTCGCTTTTTTGAAGGAGTTCGAATCCGAGCACCTCTACCTGCTCGGCGACATCATCGACTTCTGGGCGATGAACCGCAGCGTGCAGTGGGC
Proteins encoded in this window:
- the siaA gene encoding biofilm regulation protein phosphatase SiaA (SiaB is a threonine kinase acting on SiaC; SiaA is the matching phosphatase.), translated to MPTWGHGLRAKSALALLLACLLALLPAAFFAWRAFDEVKTHLGEGYARNFTELHRERILGPIARELALARRLADSVAVRQWLRDERDPSRHAQALEEAEGFRRAFRDHSYFLASSRSLDYYYNDPAQDYSAAPRYRLDPQKADDAWFFSTLAAAPRVNINVNPDRWLKQARVWLNVVIEDDGGRLGIAGSGLDLSRFMKEFIDAGIAGLTPMIIDRNGAIQLHPDARLIALGSGARHDAQARTLDSLLADAQERGALQAALDRAATAPGTVEQLWVTLDGGRRLLSLSYLDELRWYVLTAVDLSVAEIVDRGWLQGAAAGFALLIVLMLASFSFAVDRLVLRPLKALHHSALALTRGETVRLPPPGRDELGDLSRAFGAMAAKIRAHTAELEDKVRTRTEALQAANTAMSAAQKKVRDSIEYASLIQRALLPDQRLSEMLGPHHFALWRPRDTVGGDFYLFRAEGEHNLLGIVDCAGHGVPGALMTMLARAAFDDAMNRIGLEQPAALLAHADRTLRGMLQASQLPRAIATNMDAGLVCVDRTTRRILFAGAKISLYWSDGDAVEEIPGVRRALADRRQAEFVEHSLALPAGATCYLVTDGYLDQAGGEHGFGLGNSRFAELLRTIAQRPMTEQAQALDRALEAHRGHHPQLDDITILAFRID